From one Paenibacillus antri genomic stretch:
- the folP gene encoding dihydropteroate synthase: MTIHKDLGRRTLIMGILNVTPDSFSDGGKYTTVERAVEHARRLIAEGADILDVGGESTRPGYVPVTDEEEIARVVPVLEALRRDGIDVPISIDTYKSAVAEAALAAGATIVNDIWGGKKDPRLLEAAARRNAPVVLTHNRDDMNYGPDFVVDVYNDLSECVWVAKAAGIPDDRIILDPGIGFAKTRRHNLELLNRLEAVASLGFPVLLGTSRKRFIRDILDAGPEDVVEGTIATTALGVQKGVSIVRVHDVGANAKAARMADAIVRSGEEL, translated from the coding sequence ATGACCATTCATAAAGATCTTGGGCGTCGCACGCTTATCATGGGCATTCTGAACGTCACGCCCGATTCGTTCTCGGACGGGGGCAAATACACGACCGTCGAGCGGGCGGTCGAGCACGCGCGGCGGTTGATCGCCGAAGGCGCCGACATTCTGGACGTCGGGGGAGAATCGACTCGACCGGGATACGTTCCGGTTACCGACGAAGAAGAGATCGCGCGGGTCGTTCCCGTGCTGGAGGCGCTGCGCCGAGACGGCATCGACGTTCCGATCTCGATCGATACGTATAAGAGCGCCGTCGCGGAAGCCGCGCTTGCGGCGGGGGCCACGATCGTTAACGACATCTGGGGCGGCAAGAAAGATCCTCGGCTGCTGGAAGCGGCCGCGAGGCGCAACGCGCCGGTCGTCCTCACGCATAACCGAGACGATATGAATTACGGCCCCGACTTCGTCGTCGACGTATATAACGATTTAAGCGAGTGCGTCTGGGTCGCGAAGGCGGCGGGCATCCCGGACGATCGTATTATTCTGGACCCCGGGATCGGCTTCGCGAAAACCCGTCGGCATAATCTTGAGCTGTTGAACCGATTGGAAGCGGTCGCGTCGCTCGGTTTTCCCGTCTTGCTCGGGACGTCGCGCAAGCGATTCATCCGCGACATTCTGGACGCGGGGCCGGAGGACGTCGTCGAAGGCACGATCGCGACGACGGCGCTCGGCGTACAAAAGGGCGTCTCGATCGTGCGCGTGCACGACGTCGGAGCGAACGCCAAGGCGGCGCGAATGGCGGACGCGATCGTGCGAAGCGGCGAAGAGCTGTAA